A genomic segment from Arcobacter acticola encodes:
- a CDS encoding thiamine phosphate synthase — MLSNFEKALGFKLEAFNYLYVLCDYETLLKKNISLEKFVNLCKKNDVKVIQYRDKVSSLEEQKINLLYLKSELNIPIIINDKIELIEYADGLHLGQEDFLKIHKDKKLAIKLIRLKIKDKLLGLSTHNELEILEANELALDMIGLGAYKNTSTKNVSTILGSKISYLAKISKHPVCAIGGVQIKDNIENIRFNVVGNAFYNE; from the coding sequence ATGTTAAGTAATTTTGAAAAAGCTTTGGGTTTTAAACTCGAAGCTTTTAACTATCTATATGTTTTATGTGATTATGAAACACTTCTTAAAAAAAATATATCTTTAGAAAAATTTGTGAATTTATGTAAAAAAAATGATGTAAAAGTTATTCAATACAGGGATAAAGTTTCTTCTTTAGAAGAGCAAAAAATAAACTTATTATATTTAAAATCAGAATTAAATATTCCAATAATAATAAATGATAAAATAGAATTAATTGAATATGCAGATGGTTTACATTTAGGTCAAGAAGATTTTTTGAAAATTCATAAAGATAAAAAATTAGCAATAAAATTAATTAGATTAAAAATAAAAGATAAACTTCTTGGACTTTCAACACACAATGAATTGGAAATTTTAGAAGCTAATGAATTGGCTTTAGATATGATTGGCTTAGGTGCTTATAAAAATACAAGTACGAAAAATGTATCTACAATTTTAGGTTCTAAAATTTCATATTTAGCAAAAATCTCAAAACATCCAGTTTGCGCAATTGGTGGAGTTCAAATAAAAGATAATATTGAAAATATTAGATTTAATGTTGTAGGGAATGCTTTTTATAATGAGTAA
- a CDS encoding 23S rRNA (pseudouridine(1915)-N(3))-methyltransferase RlmH, translating to MSKINIYSIIKPSKDEFDVLIKEFIKMSSKYAKVEVFYIFNKNIAKAQTIGEKESQQAYSDTYEPLLKGYNIALDVLGKKLDTYAFSSLIDNKNEVNFFIGGAFGFQREFLNKCDNVISLSDLTMAHKVANVVLCEQIFRALCIQNNHPYHK from the coding sequence ATGAGTAAAATAAATATCTATTCAATAATAAAACCATCAAAAGATGAATTTGATGTTTTAATAAAAGAGTTTATTAAAATGTCTTCGAAATATGCAAAAGTAGAAGTTTTTTATATTTTTAATAAAAATATAGCAAAAGCACAAACAATAGGTGAAAAAGAATCACAACAAGCATATAGTGATACTTATGAACCTTTATTAAAAGGTTATAATATTGCCCTTGATGTATTAGGAAAAAAGCTTGATACTTATGCTTTTTCATCATTGATTGATAATAAAAATGAAGTTAATTTCTTCATTGGTGGTGCATTTGGATTTCAAAGAGAGTTTTTAAATAAATGTGATAATGTTATATCACTTAGTGATTTAACAATGGCTCATAAAGTTGCTAATGTAGTTTTATGTGAACAAATATTTAGAGCACTTTGCATTCAAAATAATCATCCATATCATAAGTAA
- a CDS encoding tRNA dihydrouridine synthase, translated as MNKKLDFSRPLMVLAPLAGYTDLPFRSVVKKFGADLTISEMISSNALVYKSARTLKMIEKSPSEDPYFVQIAGNSVELVRDAVLLLNEVEGIDGIDLNCGCPAPKVFNHGSGSNLLGDLKKLEEILSTVKKYSKKQYTSAKVRIGVNDKIPVDIGKAVEACGVDFVSVHGRTRAGKYKAPVDYDAIKAMKEAISIPVIANGDIKDYDKAKEVLKYTNADGVMIGRGAIGKPWVFYQLKHGVDNISEEMKKEIILEHFDAMLKFHGPHGAIMFRKLLHSYSKGYTGANEFRDIVNKISDIDVMRDIIDNFF; from the coding sequence ATGAATAAAAAACTTGACTTTAGCCGACCCCTTATGGTGTTGGCTCCCCTTGCTGGATATACTGATTTACCTTTTAGATCAGTGGTTAAAAAATTTGGCGCAGATTTAACTATTTCTGAGATGATTTCATCAAATGCATTAGTTTACAAATCTGCTCGAACACTTAAAATGATAGAAAAATCTCCAAGCGAAGATCCATATTTTGTACAAATAGCTGGAAATAGTGTTGAGTTAGTTCGTGATGCTGTTTTACTTTTAAATGAAGTTGAAGGTATTGATGGAATTGATTTAAACTGTGGATGTCCTGCGCCTAAAGTATTTAATCATGGAAGTGGATCAAACCTTTTAGGTGATTTAAAAAAATTAGAAGAGATTCTTTCAACTGTAAAAAAATACTCTAAAAAACAATATACATCAGCAAAAGTTAGAATTGGTGTAAATGATAAAATTCCAGTTGATATTGGAAAAGCTGTTGAAGCTTGCGGTGTGGATTTTGTATCAGTTCATGGAAGAACACGAGCTGGAAAATATAAAGCTCCTGTTGACTATGATGCCATTAAAGCTATGAAAGAAGCTATTTCGATTCCTGTTATTGCAAATGGTGATATTAAAGATTATGATAAAGCTAAAGAAGTATTAAAATATACCAATGCAGATGGAGTTATGATAGGTCGTGGAGCTATTGGAAAACCATGGGTATTTTATCAATTAAAACACGGAGTTGATAATATTTCAGAGGAAATGAAAAAAGAGATAATTTTAGAACATTTTGACGCAATGTTGAAATTTCATGGTCCCCATGGTGCTATAATGTTTAGAAAATTATTACACTCTTACTCAAAAGGTTATACAGGAGCTAACGAATTTAGGGATATTGTAAACAAAATCTCTGATATTGATGTTATGCGAGATATAATAGACAACTTTTTTTAA
- a CDS encoding 50S ribosomal protein L11 methyltransferase, whose product MSKYYFELTLKPENDYELFLDLIDSLTTDALEEDNGAIIIRSEDELGDLKFGIEEFAKTLSINCKITYEKKENIDWIKQYQESVKSVEIGNFFIRPSWEEKKEGKIDIIINPALSFGSGHHETTSSCVEAIDEYVKEKQTVLDVGTGSGILAIAASKKGCVVDICDTDEVCVVDTKSNFQLNGVTFNDSWIGSTNKVTKKYDVVIANIVADVLVMIASDLKKCMNDNGLLIISGILDKHINRVLNKFKDLEEVKLIHKNEWVTVIFKKNKES is encoded by the coding sequence TTGTCTAAATATTATTTTGAATTAACTCTCAAACCAGAAAATGACTATGAACTTTTTTTAGATTTAATTGATTCTTTAACTACGGATGCACTTGAAGAAGATAACGGTGCTATAATTATTCGAAGTGAAGATGAACTTGGTGATTTAAAATTTGGAATAGAAGAATTTGCTAAAACACTTTCTATTAACTGTAAAATTACTTATGAAAAAAAAGAAAATATTGATTGGATAAAACAGTATCAAGAATCTGTTAAATCTGTAGAAATTGGAAATTTTTTTATAAGACCATCTTGGGAAGAAAAAAAAGAAGGAAAAATTGATATTATAATTAATCCAGCTTTATCTTTTGGTTCAGGTCATCATGAAACTACATCATCTTGTGTTGAAGCTATTGATGAATATGTAAAAGAAAAGCAAACAGTTTTAGATGTGGGAACAGGAAGTGGAATTTTAGCAATTGCAGCTTCCAAAAAAGGTTGTGTTGTTGATATTTGTGATACAGATGAAGTTTGTGTTGTGGATACAAAATCAAATTTCCAATTAAATGGTGTGACATTTAACGACTCATGGATTGGTTCAACAAATAAAGTAACAAAAAAATATGATGTAGTAATTGCAAACATTGTTGCAGATGTTTTAGTTATGATTGCTAGTGATTTAAAAAAATGTATGAATGATAATGGATTATTAATAATCTCAGGAATTTTAGATAAACATATCAATAGAGTATTAAATAAATTTAAAGATTTAGAAGAGGTAAAACTTATTCATAAAAATGAATGGGTAACTGTGATATTTAAAAAAAATAAGGAGTCTTAG
- the ftsH gene encoding ATP-dependent zinc metalloprotease FtsH, producing MAKKQNNNNFNKNNSNNNSNGNNNNNNGNNNFFNNNPLMIFVIFSIVTIFAFKAIFPEDQMGSATNSNMQAYGQTQNKTIAYSDLKKLISSGKIEYVGIGNTQIRAVSKMGSGQATTYTARRVIPDETLISALEENGINYGGINEENILADILFGWVLPIFIFFAIWMFIAKRMQKSMGGGSGGILGIGSSKKMINSEKPNVTFDDMAGNKEAKEEVQEIVDFLKSPDRYVRLGAQIPKGVLLVGPPGTGKTLLAKAVAGEANVEFLSVSGSAFIEMFVGVGASRVRDLFEQAKKVAPAIIFIDEIDAIGKSRASGGPMGGNDEREQTLNQLLAEMDGFSTEHAPVIVLAATNRPEVLDPALLRPGRFDRQVLVDKPDFEGRVEILNVHIKEVKLGKNVDLREIAKMTAGLAGADLANIINEAALLAGRASKDQVDPSDFKEAVERQIAGLEKKSKRISPKERKIVAYHESGHALIAEITKGANKVNKVSIVPRGLAALGYTLNTPEENKYLMQKHELIAEVDVLLGGRAAEEVFIGEISTGAGNDLERATGIIKSMATVYGMSDIAGLMVLEKRSNQFLGGQTQKDFSDAMAKDLDDHTKKLLNERYEIVLQELRDNSAAIEQMTAELLDIEVISGERVREIIKENGGTVFEDGDLHTDAIVSDDKVKTKTEETQEPKIETQEEKKDNE from the coding sequence ATGGCTAAAAAACAAAATAATAACAACTTTAACAAAAATAATAGCAATAACAACAGTAATGGGAATAACAATAACAATAATGGAAACAATAATTTTTTCAATAATAATCCATTAATGATTTTTGTAATTTTTTCAATTGTTACTATTTTTGCATTTAAAGCAATTTTTCCAGAAGATCAAATGGGAAGTGCAACAAATTCAAATATGCAAGCTTATGGGCAAACTCAAAACAAAACAATTGCATATTCAGATTTAAAAAAATTAATTAGTTCTGGAAAAATAGAATATGTAGGAATTGGAAATACTCAAATTAGAGCTGTTTCTAAAATGGGATCAGGTCAAGCAACAACATATACTGCAAGACGTGTAATTCCTGATGAAACATTAATAAGTGCTTTAGAAGAAAATGGTATCAATTATGGTGGAATTAATGAAGAAAATATCTTAGCTGATATTTTATTTGGTTGGGTTTTACCTATTTTTATTTTCTTTGCTATTTGGATGTTTATTGCAAAAAGAATGCAAAAATCTATGGGTGGAGGTTCAGGTGGAATCTTAGGAATTGGTTCATCTAAAAAGATGATAAATTCTGAGAAACCAAATGTAACTTTTGATGATATGGCTGGAAATAAAGAAGCTAAAGAAGAAGTTCAAGAAATAGTTGACTTCCTAAAATCACCTGATAGATATGTAAGACTTGGAGCTCAAATTCCAAAAGGTGTTCTTTTAGTAGGACCTCCAGGTACAGGTAAAACTTTACTTGCAAAAGCAGTTGCTGGTGAAGCAAATGTTGAGTTCTTATCTGTTTCAGGTTCTGCATTTATTGAAATGTTTGTTGGAGTTGGAGCTTCTAGGGTTAGAGATTTATTTGAACAAGCTAAAAAAGTTGCACCTGCTATTATCTTTATAGATGAAATTGATGCAATTGGTAAAAGTAGAGCAAGTGGTGGTCCAATGGGTGGAAATGATGAGAGAGAACAAACATTAAATCAGTTACTTGCAGAAATGGATGGATTTTCAACTGAACATGCACCTGTTATTGTACTAGCTGCAACTAATAGACCTGAAGTTCTAGATCCAGCACTTTTAAGACCAGGAAGATTTGATAGACAAGTTTTAGTTGATAAACCAGATTTCGAAGGTAGAGTTGAAATCTTAAATGTTCATATTAAAGAAGTAAAATTAGGCAAAAATGTTGATTTAAGAGAAATCGCAAAAATGACAGCAGGACTTGCTGGAGCTGATTTAGCAAATATCATTAATGAAGCGGCACTTCTTGCAGGGCGAGCTTCAAAAGATCAAGTAGATCCAAGTGATTTTAAAGAAGCTGTTGAAAGACAAATTGCTGGTTTAGAGAAAAAATCTAAAAGAATTTCTCCAAAAGAAAGAAAAATTGTAGCTTACCATGAATCTGGACATGCTTTAATTGCTGAAATCACAAAAGGTGCTAATAAAGTAAATAAAGTATCAATAGTTCCAAGAGGATTAGCAGCTTTAGGATATACATTAAATACTCCAGAAGAAAACAAATACTTAATGCAAAAACATGAGTTAATAGCTGAAGTTGATGTATTACTAGGTGGTCGTGCTGCTGAAGAAGTATTTATTGGTGAAATTAGTACAGGTGCTGGAAATGACCTTGAAAGAGCAACTGGAATTATCAAATCTATGGCTACTGTTTATGGTATGAGTGATATTGCTGGACTTATGGTTTTAGAAAAAAGATCTAATCAATTTCTTGGTGGTCAAACACAAAAAGACTTCTCAGATGCAATGGCTAAAGATTTAGATGATCATACTAAAAAACTTTTAAATGAAAGATATGAAATAGTTCTTCAAGAATTAAGAGATAATAGTGCTGCTATTGAGCAAATGACTGCTGAACTATTAGATATTGAAGTAATTTCAGGTGAAAGAGTTAGAGAAATTATCAAAGAAAATGGTGGAACTGTTTTTGAAGATGGTGACTTACATACTGATGCAATAGTGAGTGACGATAAAGTTAAAACAAAAACTGAAGAAACTCAAGAGCCAAAAATAGAAACACAAGAAGAAAAAAAAGACAATGAATAA
- a CDS encoding 2-isopropylmalate synthase — protein MDKNKIIVFDTTLRDGEQSPGCSMNTEEKIKIALQLEKLGVDVIEAGFAAASPGDFDAVSRIAEMVKNSSICSLSRAIDNDIKQSGLAVSKAPKHRIHTFIATSPIHMKYKLKMSPDEVIKRAIHAVEYARTFVDDVEFSLEDAGRSEIPFMKEVMDAVINAGARTINLPDTVGYRLPNELGAMVKELSAYAGDRAIISVHNHNDLGLATANTLAAVLNGARQIEVTINGLGERAGNSALEEAVMAIKTRKDAFGDLYTTINTPEIYATSRLVATVTGVEPQQNKSIVGKNAFSHESGIHQDGVLKHQETYEIMKPEDVGVFKESTLILGKHSGRAAFRDKIVHMGFDKVSDEELNAAFERFKVLADKKKDVTDDDIRMLITDESLNQDKTYELVGLQISDCTAGVPTAAVAIKFKDQIMKDAAIGDGTMDAIFKTIDRLTGYNGELKDYKVTSVTEGKDALAKVTTRVSFDETSPAFVGHGLSIDTMLATAKAYLGALNSYLSQKERLSKNSEHQI, from the coding sequence ATGGATAAAAATAAAATTATAGTATTTGATACAACATTAAGAGATGGTGAGCAAAGCCCTGGCTGTTCAATGAACACTGAAGAAAAAATAAAAATTGCATTACAATTAGAAAAATTAGGTGTTGATGTAATTGAAGCTGGATTTGCAGCAGCTAGTCCTGGTGATTTTGATGCGGTTAGCCGAATTGCTGAAATGGTTAAAAACTCAAGCATTTGTTCTTTAAGTAGAGCAATTGATAACGATATTAAACAATCAGGTTTAGCAGTATCAAAAGCACCCAAACACAGAATCCATACATTTATTGCAACATCGCCAATTCATATGAAATATAAATTAAAAATGTCGCCAGATGAAGTAATTAAAAGAGCAATTCATGCGGTTGAATATGCAAGAACATTTGTGGATGATGTTGAGTTTTCATTGGAAGATGCAGGAAGATCTGAAATTCCATTTATGAAAGAAGTTATGGATGCAGTTATAAATGCAGGTGCAAGAACTATTAACTTACCAGATACTGTAGGATATAGATTACCAAATGAATTAGGTGCAATGGTTAAAGAATTAAGTGCATATGCAGGAGATCGTGCAATTATTTCTGTTCATAATCATAATGATTTAGGATTAGCAACAGCTAATACTTTAGCTGCTGTTTTAAATGGCGCTAGACAAATTGAAGTTACAATCAATGGATTAGGGGAGAGAGCTGGAAATTCAGCTTTAGAAGAGGCTGTTATGGCTATTAAAACTCGAAAAGATGCATTTGGAGATTTATATACAACTATTAATACTCCTGAAATTTATGCAACTTCAAGATTAGTTGCAACTGTAACTGGTGTTGAACCACAACAAAATAAATCAATTGTTGGTAAAAATGCATTCTCTCACGAAAGTGGAATTCACCAAGATGGTGTTTTAAAACATCAAGAAACATATGAAATCATGAAACCTGAAGATGTAGGTGTATTTAAAGAATCAACTTTAATTTTAGGAAAACACTCAGGTCGTGCAGCATTTAGAGATAAAATTGTTCATATGGGATTTGATAAAGTTAGTGATGAAGAATTAAATGCTGCTTTTGAAAGATTTAAAGTTTTAGCTGATAAGAAAAAAGATGTAACTGATGATGATATCAGAATGTTAATAACTGATGAGTCATTAAATCAAGATAAAACTTATGAATTAGTTGGATTACAAATATCTGATTGTACAGCTGGAGTTCCAACAGCAGCAGTTGCTATTAAATTCAAAGATCAAATTATGAAAGATGCAGCTATTGGTGATGGAACGATGGATGCAATTTTTAAAACTATAGATAGATTAACGGGTTATAATGGAGAGTTAAAAGATTATAAAGTAACTTCTGTAACAGAAGGTAAAGATGCCTTAGCAAAAGTTACTACAAGAGTTTCTTTTGATGAAACAAGTCCAGCATTTGTAGGACATGGATTAAGTATCGATACAATGCTTGCAACTGCAAAAGCATATTTAGGTGCATTAAACTCATACCTTTCTCAAAAAGAAAGATTATCTAAAAATAGTGAACACCAAATTTAG
- a CDS encoding DUF1538 domain-containing protein, with protein MMQFNFFLKLLRESFRDLLPIIIVILFFQLAIIQSVPEGWVGTAIGLGIVGVGLAIFLQGLEIGVFPVGEGLARDFAKSGWTLWILVFGFLIGFGTTIAEPALAVIADKAASISSGRIDSTILRYVVAGSVGFAIFLGVFRIIKGHPIHYYIIVGYLLVVSVTFFAPPEIIGLSYDLGGVTTSTVTVPLVAALGIGLASNIKGRNPVIDGFGLIAFASLTPMIFVQIYGIAVYNLVDAVSVADVIVDATVSVPTAVSISSVISGLTSVVKDVLPILVIILFFQYAVLKKPIQNIKTVFLGFILVIIGLYAFILGLEMGLFSLGETMAYQLTKSDSVLMIYIFAFAIGFSTTMAEPALMAIAKKAKEISDGKINDFALRLFVALGVAIGIALGAFRIVDGGHIHYYIIVGYLVVIILTFIAPKYIIPIAYDSGGVTTSTVTVPLVAALGIGLATNIEGRDPLIDGFGLIAFASLFPMITVMLYGILIEKFEVKSNTQIEEEELLHDKLVDADNMDLATVNIDGSNVRHSLSLEFSAVVIIVPADKKLDAIQAAHRAGASGVTVLNADGIGLEEMANFYRTSFEANDVVLLFLLPKYLVNEVLKSVIHSLHITTTGKGVAFAFPLSHMKGISLTKEDIFKERAYQVNLNKNNPIECVGDEIEDDFENSSQSTTDTK; from the coding sequence ATGATGCAGTTTAACTTTTTTTTAAAACTTTTAAGGGAATCATTTCGAGATTTATTACCAATTATCATTGTAATACTTTTTTTCCAATTAGCAATTATTCAAAGTGTACCAGAAGGTTGGGTTGGAACAGCTATTGGTTTAGGAATTGTAGGTGTTGGTTTAGCTATATTTTTACAAGGTCTTGAAATTGGTGTATTTCCTGTAGGTGAAGGATTAGCAAGAGATTTTGCAAAATCTGGTTGGACCTTATGGATTTTAGTATTTGGATTTTTAATAGGATTTGGTACAACTATTGCAGAACCTGCACTTGCAGTAATAGCTGATAAAGCAGCTTCTATTTCAAGTGGAAGAATTGATTCTACAATATTAAGATATGTGGTTGCAGGTTCTGTTGGATTTGCAATTTTTCTTGGTGTATTTAGAATCATAAAAGGTCATCCAATTCATTATTATATAATAGTTGGATATCTATTAGTGGTTTCGGTTACTTTTTTTGCACCACCTGAAATAATTGGTTTATCATATGACTTAGGAGGTGTTACAACTTCCACTGTTACTGTTCCTTTAGTTGCAGCTCTTGGAATTGGACTAGCTTCAAATATAAAAGGAAGAAATCCTGTAATTGATGGATTTGGACTTATTGCTTTTGCTTCATTAACTCCAATGATTTTTGTTCAAATTTATGGAATTGCAGTTTATAATTTAGTTGATGCGGTTAGCGTTGCTGATGTAATAGTTGATGCAACAGTTTCTGTTCCAACAGCTGTTTCTATTTCAAGTGTAATAAGTGGATTAACATCTGTAGTTAAAGATGTATTGCCAATTTTAGTAATTATTCTATTTTTTCAATATGCAGTTTTAAAAAAGCCTATTCAAAATATTAAAACAGTATTTTTAGGATTTATTTTAGTAATCATTGGATTGTATGCATTTATTTTAGGTCTTGAAATGGGATTGTTTTCACTTGGTGAAACAATGGCTTATCAACTTACTAAGTCTGACTCTGTATTAATGATTTATATCTTTGCTTTTGCAATTGGATTTTCAACTACTATGGCAGAACCTGCTCTTATGGCAATTGCTAAAAAAGCAAAAGAGATTAGTGATGGGAAAATAAATGACTTTGCTTTAAGACTTTTTGTTGCACTTGGTGTGGCTATTGGTATTGCATTAGGAGCTTTTAGAATAGTTGATGGTGGACATATTCATTATTATATAATTGTGGGATATTTAGTTGTAATAATTTTAACTTTTATAGCTCCTAAATATATTATTCCAATTGCTTATGATAGTGGAGGAGTTACTACTTCAACTGTTACTGTTCCTTTAGTTGCTGCATTGGGAATTGGTCTTGCTACAAATATTGAAGGAAGAGATCCTTTAATTGATGGATTTGGACTTATTGCTTTTGCTTCATTATTTCCCATGATTACTGTTATGCTTTATGGTATTTTAATTGAAAAATTTGAAGTTAAATCAAATACTCAAATTGAGGAAGAAGAATTATTACATGATAAATTAGTTGATGCTGATAATATGGACTTAGCAACAGTTAATATTGATGGTTCAAACGTAAGACACTCTTTATCTTTAGAATTTTCTGCTGTTGTTATTATTGTTCCAGCTGATAAAAAACTAGATGCTATTCAAGCAGCTCATAGAGCTGGCGCTTCAGGTGTAACTGTATTAAATGCAGATGGAATTGGACTTGAAGAAATGGCAAATTTCTATAGAACTTCTTTTGAAGCAAATGATGTAGTTTTATTATTTTTATTACCAAAATATTTGGTAAATGAGGTTTTAAAATCAGTTATTCATTCACTTCATATTACAACAACGGGAAAAGGTGTTGCTTTTGCTTTCCCTTTATCTCATATGAAAGGTATATCTTTAACAAAAGAAGATATATTTAAAGAAAGAGCTTATCAAGTTAATTTAAATAAAAATAATCCAATTGAATGTGTTGGTGATGAAATAGAGGATGATTTTGAAAACAGTTCACAATCTACAACAGATACAAAATAG
- a CDS encoding thioredoxin family protein, which produces MILKTVHNLQQIQNSIDTGEPVLVYFSGENCSVCKVLKPKIEEVSKNFPKFQLFEVKTDLDKEITSNFTVFSIPTTLIFFDKKEFKRYGRNMSVALFIEELKRPYNLMCEE; this is translated from the coding sequence ATGATTTTGAAAACAGTTCACAATCTACAACAGATACAAAATAGTATTGATACAGGAGAGCCTGTATTAGTTTATTTTTCAGGAGAAAATTGTTCTGTTTGTAAGGTTTTAAAACCTAAAATAGAAGAAGTTAGTAAAAACTTTCCAAAATTTCAACTTTTTGAAGTAAAAACTGATTTAGATAAAGAAATAACAAGCAATTTTACTGTATTTTCTATTCCAACCACTTTGATTTTCTTTGATAAAAAAGAGTTCAAAAGATATGGAAGAAACATGAGTGTTGCTTTATTTATTGAAGAGTTAAAAAGACCATATAACTTGATGTGTGAGGAATAA
- a CDS encoding heme-binding domain-containing protein, with amino-acid sequence MKRALFIFLIIFIVMQFIRPDRTNIAVEKSMEIQTPVEVRQIFQSACYDCHSNETRWPWYSEISPFAWVISNHVTQGRKALNFSIWENYSEEEKKEHLKDIYRTVYAAMPLPSYIFAHEEANLTKEQRSTVRDWTGVRAK; translated from the coding sequence ATGAAAAGAGCTTTATTTATTTTCTTAATAATCTTTATAGTGATGCAGTTTATTAGACCAGATAGAACTAATATAGCAGTTGAAAAAAGTATGGAAATTCAAACTCCAGTAGAAGTTAGACAAATTTTTCAATCTGCATGTTATGATTGCCATTCAAACGAAACAAGATGGCCTTGGTATTCAGAAATTTCTCCATTTGCATGGGTTATTTCAAACCATGTAACTCAAGGTCGAAAGGCTTTAAATTTTTCTATTTGGGAAAATTATAGTGAAGAAGAGAAAAAAGAGCATTTAAAAGATATTTACAGAACAGTTTATGCAGCAATGCCACTTCCAAGTTATATATTTGCCCATGAAGAAGCAAATTTAACAAAAGAGCAAAGAAGTACAGTTAGAGATTGGACGGGAGTTAGAGCTAAGTGA